The proteins below are encoded in one region of Aeromonas jandaei:
- the fadI gene encoding acetyl-CoA C-acyltransferase FadI, whose amino-acid sequence MKQPLKLTTRQGERIAVVAGLRTPFAKQATAYHGVPAVDLGKLVVSEMLARTDLDPKLIDQLVFGQVVQMPEAPNIAREIVLGTGMSVNTDAYSVSRACATSFQAVANVTESIMAGTVDIAIAGGADSSSVLPIGVSKKLARALVDLNKARNLQQRFNILRQLRVKDLLPVPPAVAEYSTGLSMGQTAEQMAKSHQISREAQDALAHRSHTLAAQAWAEGKLSGEVFTAHVPPYKSPLERDNNIRESSDLASYAKLKPVFDRIHGTVTAANATPLTDGAAAVLLMREGRAKELGLEPLGYIRSFAFSAIDVWQDMLMGPSYATPLALDRAGITLSNLTLIDMHEAFAAQTLANLKMFASHEFARDKLGRDQAIGEVDMEKFNVLGGSLAYGHPFAATGARMITQTLHELRRRGGGLGLNTACAAGGLGVAMVLEVE is encoded by the coding sequence ATGAAACAGCCATTGAAACTGACGACTCGCCAGGGCGAACGGATTGCCGTCGTGGCGGGGCTGCGCACCCCATTCGCCAAGCAGGCGACCGCCTATCATGGCGTCCCTGCGGTGGATCTCGGCAAGCTGGTGGTGAGCGAGATGCTCGCCCGCACCGATCTCGACCCCAAGCTTATCGACCAGCTGGTGTTTGGCCAGGTGGTTCAGATGCCGGAAGCCCCCAACATTGCCCGTGAAATCGTGCTTGGCACCGGCATGAGCGTCAACACTGATGCCTATAGCGTCTCTCGTGCCTGTGCCACCAGTTTTCAGGCGGTGGCCAACGTCACCGAATCCATCATGGCCGGTACGGTGGATATCGCCATTGCCGGTGGTGCTGACTCCTCATCCGTGCTGCCCATCGGGGTGAGCAAGAAGCTGGCACGCGCTCTGGTGGATCTCAACAAGGCGCGCAATCTGCAGCAGCGCTTCAATATTTTGCGCCAGTTGCGGGTCAAGGATCTGCTGCCGGTGCCGCCCGCTGTGGCGGAATATTCCACCGGCCTCTCCATGGGGCAGACCGCCGAGCAGATGGCCAAGAGCCACCAGATCAGCCGTGAAGCGCAAGATGCGCTGGCACACCGCTCCCATACCCTGGCTGCGCAAGCATGGGCCGAGGGCAAGCTCAGCGGCGAGGTGTTTACTGCCCATGTACCGCCCTACAAGTCGCCGCTCGAGCGGGACAACAATATCCGTGAAAGCTCGGACTTGGCGAGCTACGCCAAGCTCAAGCCGGTCTTTGATCGGATTCATGGCACAGTAACTGCCGCCAATGCCACCCCGCTTACCGACGGCGCCGCTGCCGTGCTGCTGATGCGGGAAGGGCGAGCCAAAGAGCTGGGTCTCGAGCCGCTTGGCTATATCCGTAGCTTCGCTTTCTCGGCCATCGATGTGTGGCAGGACATGCTGATGGGCCCCTCCTATGCCACGCCGCTGGCGCTGGACAGAGCCGGCATCACGCTCAGCAATCTCACCTTGATCGACATGCACGAAGCCTTTGCCGCCCAGACCCTGGCCAACCTCAAGATGTTTGCAAGCCACGAGTTTGCCCGTGACAAGCTGGGCCGCGATCAGGCCATCGGCGAGGTGGACATGGAGAAGTTCAACGTCCTCGGTGGTTCGCTGGCCTATGGCCACCCCTTTGCCGCGACCGGTGCGCGGATGATCACCCAGACCCTGCATGAGCTGCGTCGCCGTGGTGGGGGATTGGGACTCAACACTGCCTGTGCGGCGGGTGGATTGGGCGTGGCTATGGTGTTGGAGGTTGAATAA
- a CDS encoding AAA family ATPase, which produces MAAAEFKQLRDYLASQILGQDELIEGLLIALLCEGHVLIEGAPGLAKTRAVKALAGAVEGRFARIQFTPDLLPADLTGSEVFHPQDASFVFQPGPLFNHLILADEINRAPAKVQSALLEAMAEHQITVGKKSWRLPPLFMVAATQNPIEQEGTYPLPEAQLDRFLLKLIVDYPSPAMELAILQLNAGGEQLGAAPVTLSQAALQGARGEVLAVNMQSRLEHYLVELVCATRPGSGLCPALEPLLAVGASPRATLALARTARARAWLAGRDFVLPEDIQLQTYPVLRHRLIPSYQALADNLDNDTLIAQLLDQVPCP; this is translated from the coding sequence ATGGCAGCGGCGGAGTTCAAACAACTGAGAGACTATCTTGCCAGTCAAATTTTGGGACAGGATGAGCTCATCGAAGGGCTGTTGATCGCCCTGTTATGTGAAGGACATGTATTAATCGAAGGCGCTCCCGGCCTTGCCAAAACCCGTGCAGTCAAGGCGCTTGCTGGCGCTGTCGAGGGGCGTTTCGCTCGCATCCAGTTCACCCCTGATCTGCTGCCGGCAGATCTGACCGGCAGCGAGGTGTTTCACCCGCAGGATGCCAGTTTTGTATTCCAGCCCGGCCCCCTGTTCAATCATCTGATACTGGCGGACGAGATCAACCGGGCGCCGGCCAAGGTGCAATCTGCGCTGCTGGAGGCGATGGCAGAACACCAAATTACCGTGGGCAAAAAGAGCTGGCGCCTGCCGCCGCTCTTTATGGTGGCCGCCACCCAGAACCCCATCGAGCAGGAGGGAACCTATCCCCTGCCGGAAGCACAGCTCGACCGTTTCTTGCTCAAGCTGATAGTCGATTATCCGAGCCCGGCCATGGAGCTCGCCATCTTGCAGCTCAATGCCGGTGGCGAACAGCTTGGCGCAGCGCCAGTGACCCTGAGCCAGGCCGCCTTGCAAGGTGCTCGCGGCGAAGTGCTGGCGGTCAACATGCAGAGCAGGCTTGAACACTATCTGGTGGAGCTGGTCTGCGCAACTCGCCCCGGTAGCGGCCTCTGCCCTGCCCTTGAACCACTGCTCGCGGTGGGGGCAAGCCCGAGAGCCACGCTGGCACTGGCCCGTACAGCCCGTGCTCGCGCCTGGCTGGCGGGACGGGATTTCGTGCTGCCGGAAGATATCCAGCTGCAAACCTATCCGGTGCTGCGTCACCGCCTTATCCCAAGCTATCAGGCCCTGGCGGACAATCTGGATAACGACACCCTGATCGCCCAGCTACTGGATCAGGTGCCATGCCCCTAG
- a CDS encoding DUF58 domain-containing protein → MPLAPDLHPDIALSLPQLLKIRYWAKAKAPARAGRSSIERGKPGRTPGLTFRELRAYQAGDEVRHIDWRVTARLGRPYTRLYCEEQDQAHWLLLDLSPAMYFGSTMQLKARLGCELAAALIWRHEKQHNTLICHGIAPHRQSQRGNVLPLLESLCHHYRQGLARQPLSQTLADTLGQTALPHGARLTVITDHRPCESALCQRLQQLSLRHDIHYWQVRDPLEATLPPSGLLPVAINRASAPYQGWLDGQHSGFSHRYQQAAEQQLQLGRQQLLPLVQRLYLLDNGRTLQQQWQEGLCHQG, encoded by the coding sequence ATGCCCCTAGCGCCGGACCTCCATCCTGATATCGCCCTGTCGCTACCACAGTTGCTCAAGATCCGCTACTGGGCCAAGGCCAAGGCCCCCGCGCGCGCGGGCAGAAGCAGCATCGAGCGTGGCAAACCGGGACGCACTCCCGGGCTCACCTTTCGCGAGCTGCGCGCCTATCAGGCGGGTGACGAGGTTCGTCATATCGACTGGCGGGTGACGGCGCGCCTTGGGCGCCCTTACACCCGTCTCTATTGTGAAGAGCAGGATCAGGCGCACTGGCTGTTGCTCGATCTCTCCCCCGCCATGTATTTCGGCTCCACCATGCAGCTCAAGGCTCGCCTTGGCTGCGAGCTGGCGGCCGCCCTTATCTGGCGACATGAGAAACAGCACAACACCCTGATTTGCCATGGGATAGCCCCCCATCGCCAGAGCCAGCGGGGCAACGTGCTGCCGCTGCTCGAATCCCTTTGCCATCACTACCGGCAGGGGCTGGCCCGCCAGCCACTTTCCCAGACACTGGCCGATACTCTCGGACAAACGGCACTCCCCCATGGCGCCAGATTGACCGTCATTACCGATCACCGCCCCTGTGAATCAGCGCTCTGCCAACGGCTGCAACAACTTTCGCTGCGTCACGATATTCACTACTGGCAGGTCCGTGATCCGCTGGAAGCCACGCTGCCGCCAAGCGGTTTGCTGCCGGTGGCCATCAACCGGGCTTCAGCCCCCTATCAGGGTTGGCTCGATGGTCAGCACAGTGGATTCTCCCATCGCTACCAGCAGGCGGCCGAGCAGCAACTGCAACTGGGCAGGCAACAGCTGCTGCCGCTGGTACAGCGGCTCTATCTGCTCGATAACGGTCGGACACTGCAACAACAGTGGCAGGAGGGGTTATGTCATCAGGGATAG
- a CDS encoding DUF4381 domain-containing protein, translating into MSSGIAPLLTSSPASEAITAPLNALLKDKIRDIHPGPEVGEQLLDPRLQALLWLLILVLLLVLIIRLAMRVQQYRRWCRQLEGDPQLLVNRIQDNLRQEALHRWPESRLLQGEEWLAFLDRQGSTRFSQFAHNWSSWLYGNQAPDHEQSEQLKQNYYRWGRTYFLYKPRQASKSRTRGNR; encoded by the coding sequence ATGTCATCAGGGATAGCGCCACTCCTGACCAGCAGTCCTGCATCAGAGGCCATTACCGCCCCCCTGAACGCCCTGCTGAAAGACAAGATCCGGGACATTCATCCAGGCCCCGAGGTTGGCGAGCAACTCCTCGATCCCCGCTTGCAGGCCCTGCTATGGCTCTTGATCCTCGTTTTGCTACTGGTGCTGATCATCAGATTGGCAATGCGAGTACAACAATACAGGCGCTGGTGCAGGCAGCTGGAAGGCGATCCACAACTGCTGGTCAACCGCATCCAGGATAACCTGCGCCAGGAGGCGCTGCATCGCTGGCCCGAGTCTCGCCTGCTGCAGGGAGAGGAGTGGCTCGCGTTTCTGGATCGTCAGGGCAGTACCCGCTTCAGCCAGTTTGCCCACAACTGGAGCAGCTGGCTCTATGGCAATCAGGCACCCGACCACGAACAGAGCGAGCAGCTCAAACAAAACTATTACCGCTGGGGACGCACCTATTTTCTGTACAAGCCACGGCAGGCGAGCAAGAGCCGAACAAGGGGAAACCGATGA
- a CDS encoding VWA domain-containing protein, which produces MTLAWPWFALALVLPLLVRFGLPPLRHGYLAHPGFPLLRAHAGMSLWRAGLIWCALIAALCRPQWWEEPVVRYQGSRDLLLAVDLSDSMRTQDMLDSGEQLARLTAVRQQIKRLIAQRAGDRIALVVFADHAYLLSPLTQEIPALLTLSDELDFDLVGRTTALGEAILLVRQHAERGRPTALLLVTDGRNTAGSADPEQEAKLAAAQGIRIYTLGVGADPDTFVQPFNDAGADQSDPSSELDEPLLKQLAQIGNGRYFRARSQNDLEAINEAINQLEPTAHPVAHYQPVTELYPWPLALACALLLLPAGHGGVDNRFTRALLLRVRRWI; this is translated from the coding sequence ATGACCCTTGCCTGGCCCTGGTTTGCTCTCGCGCTGGTACTACCATTGCTGGTGCGCTTCGGCCTGCCGCCCCTGCGCCACGGTTATCTTGCCCACCCCGGCTTTCCCCTGCTGCGCGCCCATGCAGGTATGTCTTTGTGGCGAGCAGGGCTTATCTGGTGCGCCCTGATTGCGGCGCTCTGCCGTCCCCAGTGGTGGGAAGAGCCGGTGGTGCGCTATCAGGGGAGCCGTGATCTGCTGCTGGCGGTCGATCTCTCCGATAGCATGCGCACCCAGGATATGCTCGATAGCGGCGAGCAGCTGGCGCGCCTGACTGCGGTTCGCCAGCAAATCAAGAGATTGATCGCCCAGCGCGCCGGCGATCGGATCGCGCTGGTCGTCTTTGCCGATCACGCCTACCTGCTCTCTCCCCTGACCCAGGAGATACCTGCGCTGCTGACATTGAGCGACGAGCTCGACTTTGATCTGGTTGGCCGCACCACCGCCCTTGGTGAAGCGATCCTGCTGGTACGCCAGCATGCCGAGCGGGGTCGCCCGACGGCGCTGCTGCTGGTAACCGATGGGCGCAATACCGCAGGCAGTGCCGATCCGGAGCAAGAGGCCAAACTCGCCGCAGCGCAGGGGATACGTATCTACACCCTGGGGGTCGGAGCCGATCCCGATACCTTTGTGCAGCCTTTCAATGACGCTGGCGCAGATCAGAGCGATCCCAGCAGCGAGCTTGATGAGCCCCTGCTCAAGCAGCTGGCCCAGATTGGCAATGGGCGCTATTTTCGCGCCCGCAGCCAGAACGATCTGGAGGCGATCAACGAGGCCATCAACCAGCTGGAACCGACCGCCCATCCCGTCGCCCACTATCAACCGGTGACAGAGCTTTATCCCTGGCCGCTGGCGCTGGCCTGTGCGCTGTTACTGCTGCCCGCAGGCCATGGTGGGGTAGATAACCGATTTACCCGCGCCCTGCTGCTGAGAGTGAGACGATGGATCTGA
- a CDS encoding VWA domain-containing protein: MDLILLRPLWLLALIPWLLLGWRRRRHPPMLAPAMRAYLLPEAKPARPWLWLATLPVILALSGPALRSEWQAQPAAPLDIWLLDLSRSMQATDLKPDRATRVRLQLQQLLGTANNARIALVLYAGDAYLAMPPTRDHQAIALLLPDLRPDIMPLQGSNPARAIALAMKQIAPGEQARLLLITDGLSNKQMDEIAAQWPCQESLFCHNSNSPRLDILLASSAEPAVMPPIPANELGFATRPPAQLAAPQSEAMATLARKLGGELQWLGSEPPRFAPLPTTTVALAPAPRDLGPWLLLPLLPLALLARVGTQLLIAITIGWSLLAPAPTQASPLPPSPDEQAMQAYLKGEYRLAASTFGNPVWRGNAWYRAGDYRQAVAAYEQETSATAHYNRGNALIQLGELAAAKEAYLAALALEPRHEDALYNLSLLQGGESAAPAEATPSSASSKPEKTQVDVVPLPPAPPVLLLEQRLRKEALRRELIKVEEPW, translated from the coding sequence ATGGATCTGATCCTGCTCAGACCGCTCTGGCTACTGGCGCTCATTCCCTGGCTCTTGCTGGGATGGCGGCGGCGTCGCCATCCCCCCATGCTGGCTCCGGCCATGCGCGCCTACCTGTTGCCAGAAGCTAAACCGGCTCGTCCCTGGCTCTGGCTGGCGACGCTGCCGGTCATTCTGGCCCTCAGCGGCCCCGCCCTGCGCAGTGAGTGGCAAGCGCAACCGGCCGCGCCACTCGATATCTGGCTCCTGGATCTCTCCCGCTCGATGCAGGCCACCGACCTAAAACCGGATCGTGCTACCCGGGTCAGACTGCAACTTCAGCAACTGCTTGGCACTGCCAACAACGCCCGGATTGCACTCGTTCTCTACGCTGGCGACGCCTATCTCGCCATGCCCCCCACCCGGGATCATCAAGCCATCGCCCTGCTGCTGCCCGACCTGCGCCCCGACATCATGCCGTTGCAAGGCAGTAACCCCGCGCGGGCCATCGCCCTTGCCATGAAACAGATCGCCCCCGGTGAGCAGGCACGTCTGCTGCTCATCACCGACGGCCTGAGTAACAAACAGATGGATGAGATTGCCGCGCAGTGGCCCTGTCAGGAGAGCCTTTTCTGTCACAACAGCAATAGCCCGCGACTCGATATTCTCCTTGCCAGCAGTGCAGAACCTGCGGTCATGCCACCCATTCCGGCCAATGAACTGGGTTTTGCCACGCGCCCCCCAGCCCAGCTGGCCGCACCACAGAGCGAAGCCATGGCAACCCTGGCGCGCAAGCTGGGTGGCGAACTGCAGTGGCTGGGTAGCGAGCCTCCCCGTTTTGCCCCGCTGCCGACCACTACCGTGGCGCTCGCCCCGGCGCCGCGCGATCTCGGCCCCTGGCTGTTGTTGCCGCTACTGCCCCTGGCGCTGCTTGCCCGGGTGGGAACCCAACTGCTCATTGCAATAACCATCGGCTGGTCACTGCTGGCGCCTGCCCCGACGCAAGCCTCCCCCCTCCCACCATCACCAGACGAGCAGGCCATGCAAGCCTATCTGAAGGGAGAGTACCGGCTGGCAGCCAGCACATTCGGCAACCCGGTATGGCGCGGCAACGCCTGGTATCGCGCTGGCGATTATCGGCAAGCCGTCGCGGCCTACGAGCAGGAAACAAGCGCGACCGCCCACTACAACCGGGGCAATGCGCTGATCCAATTGGGGGAACTGGCCGCAGCCAAAGAGGCCTATCTGGCCGCACTGGCCCTTGAACCACGCCATGAGGATGCCCTCTATAACCTCTCGCTACTGCAAGGCGGTGAGTCGGCAGCCCCTGCAGAAGCAACGCCCAGCAGCGCATCCAGCAAACCAGAAAAGACACAGGTCGATGTGGTACCACTGCCCCCTGCGCCGCCAGTGCTGTTGCTGGAACAGCGGCTGCGCAAAGAGGCGCTGCGCCGTGAGCTCATCAAGGTAGAAGAGCCATGGTGA
- a CDS encoding BatD family protein — MVKQHMLCWLLLVMLSLPGWAQPRAELLPGATPADWLLVIEADGVRQGNELEITPLLRQFAVGRVTMSRVSTPVQQLTRWQIPLHLTRQPDDPAGMVIAPLKLGNEWTPELTLKAPAPQPTLPLPPAVLEMEAQLDHQGPLYPGQPVIYRLTLWLPTTMQQPGLSELNSPHFIIRRLGSDEWLPPVQSGLPGRLTRSWLIQAKAPGLWLIDSPRLQGQLPQNGGQLQRLAARAAPLQVRVDQAPATPVASRLLLAQRIEPSAEGHAGEPLIRVITITLENGDSSQVQLAPLMAQQLPAGLQAHPDGEQQQERYRAGKLLFEREWRQTLLAGEAGEYQLPAITLPWFNTASGRIEQAKLPATRLVFQPASRQGVGESLPLANESLWWVLLALLLRDIRRNSPRWLAFYRLQRALASQQSEQSRLALRHWVSLTGPSVWAKPANTGQLQRWQAELDRACFAPSAPIVQWHAISRDLCHVETAGISQLLALIAHRFPLRG; from the coding sequence ATGGTGAAGCAGCACATGCTCTGCTGGCTACTGCTTGTGATGTTGAGCCTCCCCGGCTGGGCACAACCACGGGCCGAATTGCTGCCTGGTGCCACCCCGGCAGACTGGTTGCTGGTGATCGAGGCGGATGGCGTGCGTCAGGGCAACGAGCTCGAGATCACACCGCTGCTGCGCCAGTTCGCTGTGGGCAGAGTCACCATGAGTCGGGTATCCACCCCGGTGCAGCAGTTGACCCGCTGGCAGATCCCGCTGCACCTGACCAGGCAGCCAGATGATCCTGCCGGCATGGTGATAGCTCCGCTCAAGCTTGGCAACGAGTGGACACCCGAGCTGACACTCAAGGCCCCAGCACCACAACCGACTCTGCCTTTACCCCCAGCCGTACTGGAGATGGAAGCCCAACTTGATCATCAGGGCCCCCTCTATCCCGGCCAGCCGGTGATCTATCGGCTCACACTCTGGCTCCCCACCACCATGCAGCAACCCGGGCTCAGTGAACTCAACTCGCCCCATTTCATCATTCGCCGCCTTGGTAGCGATGAGTGGCTTCCCCCAGTGCAGAGCGGGCTGCCTGGCAGACTGACCCGCAGCTGGCTGATCCAGGCCAAGGCACCGGGCCTCTGGCTTATCGACTCCCCGCGGCTACAGGGACAATTGCCCCAAAACGGAGGCCAGCTGCAGCGCCTTGCCGCCCGAGCAGCCCCCCTTCAGGTACGTGTTGATCAAGCTCCCGCAACGCCGGTAGCCAGTCGCTTGCTGCTGGCCCAGCGGATAGAGCCCTCGGCAGAGGGGCACGCGGGGGAGCCGCTGATCCGGGTCATTACCATCACGCTCGAAAATGGCGACAGCAGTCAGGTGCAGCTTGCCCCTCTTATGGCGCAGCAGCTCCCCGCCGGGCTGCAAGCGCACCCCGATGGCGAGCAGCAGCAGGAGCGTTATCGGGCGGGCAAACTGCTGTTTGAACGGGAGTGGCGCCAAACTCTGCTGGCCGGCGAGGCAGGAGAGTATCAGCTACCAGCGATCACCCTGCCCTGGTTCAATACCGCAAGCGGTCGTATAGAACAGGCGAAGCTGCCTGCCACTCGCCTCGTTTTCCAACCGGCCAGCCGGCAAGGTGTGGGCGAGTCACTGCCACTGGCCAACGAGAGCCTCTGGTGGGTATTGCTGGCGCTGCTGCTGCGAGACATAAGGCGCAACAGTCCGCGCTGGCTCGCCTTCTATCGTCTGCAACGAGCACTTGCCAGCCAGCAGAGCGAGCAAAGCCGCCTGGCCCTGCGCCATTGGGTCTCGCTTACCGGCCCATCCGTTTGGGCCAAACCGGCCAATACAGGGCAGTTGCAAAGATGGCAAGCCGAGCTGGATCGCGCCTGCTTTGCCCCCTCGGCACCGATCGTGCAATGGCACGCAATCTCCCGTGATCTCTGCCATGTTGAAACAGCGGGGATTTCTCAGCTGCTTGCCCTGATTGCTCACCGGTTCCCCTTACGGGGTTAA
- a CDS encoding sigma-70 family RNA polymerase sigma factor — protein sequence MADKQTKFEALVHALHKDIYRYAYWLVRDPHIAEDLVQETFLRAWKGIDALQDDQAAKGWLITILRRENARRFERKQFDLVDLDDHPQPQPDALHSEEEMENEWLHRHIARLPEEYREPLMLQVLGGFSGEDIAELLGLNKNTVMTRLFRARNQLKEAMAQKKLSRGDGHG from the coding sequence ATGGCTGACAAACAAACCAAATTCGAAGCGCTGGTTCATGCGCTGCACAAGGATATCTATCGCTACGCCTACTGGCTGGTGAGGGATCCTCACATCGCGGAAGATCTGGTGCAGGAGACTTTCCTGCGAGCCTGGAAGGGTATCGACGCCCTGCAGGACGATCAGGCAGCCAAAGGCTGGTTGATCACTATCTTGCGCCGGGAGAATGCCCGCCGTTTCGAGCGTAAACAGTTTGATCTGGTGGATCTGGACGACCATCCCCAACCCCAGCCCGATGCGCTACACAGCGAAGAGGAGATGGAGAACGAGTGGTTGCATCGTCACATTGCCCGCCTGCCCGAAGAGTATCGGGAGCCCCTGATGCTGCAGGTGCTGGGCGGATTTAGCGGTGAGGACATTGCCGAACTGCTCGGGCTCAACAAAAACACTGTGATGACAAGACTGTTTCGCGCCCGCAACCAGCTGAAAGAGGCGATGGCGCAGAAGAAATTATCAAGAGGAGATGGACATGGATGA
- a CDS encoding DUF3379 domain-containing protein: protein MDELEFRRRAMIQPGDQQPDFLEAARANPANLRYLDEMKTLEQQIARTMSIEPPSGLAERILLKQALQQSEEKQENTRHVASSTVPKSHWRAVAMAASVTFLLGVSTRWISWPASSDQTLSLAQVAMAHVYGEEPFIEGIDERVNLQSINAKMEKYGATLSGMDGLRVTYVNHCAFYQGPALHMVIQGKMGPVTLFLVPKHVPLSLQPSFADGTLKGEIVQFKGGNMVLIGQMKEPLAPVATALQSRLHWNI, encoded by the coding sequence ATGGATGAACTCGAATTTCGCCGTCGTGCCATGATCCAGCCCGGCGATCAGCAACCCGACTTCCTCGAGGCTGCCCGTGCCAATCCTGCCAACCTGCGCTATCTCGACGAGATGAAAACTCTCGAGCAACAGATTGCGCGCACCATGAGTATCGAGCCGCCGTCGGGGCTGGCAGAGCGGATCCTGCTCAAACAAGCTCTGCAACAGAGCGAAGAGAAACAGGAGAACACACGGCATGTAGCCAGCAGCACGGTGCCGAAATCCCATTGGCGGGCCGTGGCCATGGCTGCATCCGTCACTTTTCTACTTGGAGTGAGTACCCGCTGGATAAGTTGGCCTGCCAGCTCCGATCAAACACTCTCCCTCGCTCAGGTGGCGATGGCCCATGTCTATGGTGAGGAGCCGTTTATCGAAGGTATCGATGAGCGGGTCAATTTGCAGAGCATCAACGCCAAGATGGAGAAATATGGCGCGACCCTGAGTGGCATGGATGGTCTCAGGGTGACCTATGTCAACCACTGCGCCTTCTATCAGGGGCCGGCATTGCATATGGTGATCCAGGGCAAGATGGGGCCCGTTACCCTCTTTCTGGTTCCCAAGCATGTTCCTCTCTCTCTGCAGCCCAGTTTTGCAGATGGCACCCTCAAAGGAGAGATCGTCCAGTTTAAAGGAGGAAATATGGTACTGATTGGCCAGATGAAGGAGCCGCTTGCCCCCGTCGCTACGGCCCTGCAATCCCGACTTCACTGGAACATTTAA
- a CDS encoding outer membrane protein transport protein codes for MTTTMFKKSLIAATIALATGQVHAAAFQLNEHSASGLGRAYAGEAAIADNASVLARNPAAMTSFDKMAVSVSGTYIKPDVDVDGAVYAGANKMAPASESGIAPAAFVPASYFIQPLNDQWAWGIGIFSNYGLSTEYSKTFPAGAGAGDTELMTFNINPNIAYRVNEHFSVGAGINAVYGAAELNRYAGLLGPLNPPSQGGPLPKDTRLAHLKGDTWGFGWNVGTLYEVNENHRFALTYRSQVDMSFDGDFQGASSLNRTVDGNLKLDLPAQAEFAGYHRLSPQFAVHYSVNWTDWSAFQELKATSSQCAGGVCLQKDEKFKDSTRYSIGGTWYINPAWEARMGFAYDNTPIEADYRSLSIPDSDRIWYSAGATYHISTDMSVDFGMAYLDGKEVDVNEGLRSHSDSLRWKGTSHGNAFLASAQFNMKF; via the coding sequence ATGACGACAACTATGTTTAAGAAGAGCCTGATTGCCGCCACCATTGCGCTGGCCACCGGTCAAGTCCATGCAGCGGCATTCCAGTTGAACGAGCACTCAGCCTCCGGTCTGGGTCGCGCCTATGCTGGTGAAGCAGCCATTGCCGACAACGCCTCCGTTCTGGCCCGTAACCCGGCCGCCATGACCAGCTTCGACAAGATGGCAGTTTCTGTCTCCGGCACCTACATCAAACCGGATGTGGATGTGGATGGTGCTGTTTACGCTGGCGCGAACAAAATGGCTCCAGCCAGCGAAAGTGGCATTGCTCCGGCAGCCTTCGTTCCCGCCTCCTACTTTATTCAGCCACTGAATGACCAGTGGGCTTGGGGTATTGGCATCTTCTCCAACTACGGTCTCTCCACCGAATACTCCAAAACCTTCCCGGCTGGTGCCGGTGCAGGTGATACCGAGTTGATGACCTTCAATATCAACCCGAACATTGCCTATCGTGTCAACGAACACTTCAGTGTCGGTGCCGGTATCAACGCCGTTTACGGTGCCGCCGAACTCAACCGCTATGCCGGTCTGCTGGGCCCGCTGAACCCACCTAGCCAAGGTGGCCCGCTGCCGAAAGATACTCGTCTGGCTCACCTGAAAGGCGACACCTGGGGCTTTGGCTGGAACGTTGGTACCCTGTATGAAGTCAATGAAAACCATCGCTTTGCACTGACCTACCGTTCACAAGTCGATATGAGCTTTGACGGTGATTTCCAAGGCGCAAGCTCACTGAATCGCACCGTGGATGGCAACCTGAAACTGGATCTGCCTGCACAAGCCGAGTTCGCCGGTTACCATCGCCTGAGCCCTCAGTTTGCTGTTCATTACTCTGTAAACTGGACTGACTGGAGCGCCTTCCAGGAGCTGAAAGCAACCAGCAGCCAATGTGCTGGCGGCGTATGTCTGCAAAAAGATGAGAAGTTCAAAGATTCTACTCGCTACTCCATCGGCGGTACCTGGTATATCAACCCGGCATGGGAAGCTCGCATGGGCTTCGCCTATGACAACACCCCGATCGAAGCTGACTACCGCAGCCTGAGCATTCCCGACTCAGACCGTATCTGGTACAGCGCCGGTGCCACCTACCATATCAGCACCGATATGAGCGTTGACTTTGGTATGGCTTATCTGGACGGTAAAGAAGTTGACGTCAACGAAGGTCTGCGTAGCCACTCCGACAGCCTGCGTTGGAAAGGTACTTCCCACGGCAACGCCTTCTTGGCTTCTGCCCAGTTCAACATGAAGTTCTGA